The DNA segment TACGGTGGTTATTCAGCCTTAATTTCAGCAGTTAATCGACCTGAGGTATTTAAGTGTGCAGCTTCATACGCTGGGGTGACAGATCTTCCCTTACTTTTTAACGATATGAAATTAGCAAAATCTGATAGATTGAATAATTTATTGAAAAAAATTGTCGGAGACCCAGAAACAGAACTGAATACCTTGATGGAATACTCACCTGTATATCAGGCTAAAGATATAACAATCCCAATATTTTTAGCCCAAGGAGATAAGGATATTATTGTTGATATTGAGCATTTTTATAGGATGAAAAAAATAATGGATATTTATGGAGTTGAATATGACAGTATGGTGCTAAAAGACGAAGGGCACGGTTTTAAATATCTAAATAGTATTGTTTTATTTTACGTTAAATTAGACGCATTTTTTAGGCGCTCTTTAGGTCTAGAATCAATCTAAATCATAATATTTGGTCTTGAGTTCGATTATTATACTAATCGAACTTTTGAAATTTAAACAACTAACAGAAATTTAAATTGGGGTTATCAAAGTTTGGTTCTGTCCTGTTTCGCTATACATTTTAGCCAATATGTTTTTGCCTCTTAATGAGGCGTTATGCATCAAATATCATCAAAAAGGAATACCGATGAATCTAATTAAAGTTTTTATCTCAATATTTTTACTATTACCGTTATTTGCGAATTCGAGTACTGATATTGAAGTCTCTGAAGAGGAAAAGTACGCAAAGTGGGCTGAAGCTGTATGGAAGTCTCTCGACCGAATGACTGGAGAGATTAAATTACCTAATGCTGTTGCAACATTAAATGTACCAGAGAATTTTTATTATCTAGCTCCAAAAGATGCTGAGAAAGTTTTAGTCGACGTTTGGGGAAACCCTCCTGGGCAGAATACCCTAGGTATGTTATTTCCTGCTGAAATAACACCATTTGATCACGATTCATGGGCCGTAACAATTGAATATGAAGAAGATGGCTATGTTTCAGATGCAGACGCAGATGATATTGATTATTCTGAATTGCTGGTGCAAATGAAATCGGATACAGAGTTAGCAAGCCAAGAAAGAGTTAAGCAGGGTTATGAGGCTATAGAACTAGTCGGGTGGGCGTCCCAGCCTTATTATGATGCGGCAACTCATAAACTTCATTGGGCTAAAGAAATTAAGTTCGCTAATCGCCCAATAAATACTCTGAATTACAACATTCGAGTTTTAGGCCGTAAAGGCGTTTTAGTTCTTAATTTTATCGCTCAGATTGACCAAAAACAGCTGATAGATTCTAATTTAAATTCTGTATTGGCAATTGCTGATTTTGATCAAGGATCAAGGTACAGTGATTTCGATCCCGATATTGATGATGTTGCCGCATATGGATTAGGTGCGTTGGTTGCAGGTAAAGTTATTGCAAAAACAGGCTTTCTGGCTGCAGCAGTGATATTTTTAAAGAAATTTGGAGTACTGTTTATTGTTGCCATTGGTGCATTTTTAAAACGTTTTTTTAAACGGAAAGAGGCATAGCACAACTGTTTCAGTGAAATGCTAGATTGGCGTCAAGATTTATCAACCTAGGTGTTTAATACAAGGATAGAGTATGAAAAAAATAATTCTCTTGATGAGTTTAATTCTCAATGTTAGTGGATGTATTACCGTTCCAGTAGATGATGAAGAACATGTTCATTTATGCAAGATTTCCTCTGATCGTAAAACATTAAAGATAGTGGATGTTGCGAAGGAAACAGACTCATATTACGACATTAGTGGCACATTACTTTCACCTATTTTAGTACCAACAACAGCTTTAATCTCAGGTACCTATGTACTTGTGAATAACATTTATCATTACGGCGAGGAAAAAGTTGTCTGTGATAGTAAAAAAGCTTAACTAGGACTGTGTCGTTGATAATCATTTTACTGGTGCTTATTTTTACGGTCTTTTTAGCCCATAAAGCGATAAAGAAAAAGTCGGTGTTATGGGGACTTTACTTATTGTTAGAATTATATTTTGCCGGTCTTGTGTTGGCTGCTGAATTAAATTAAATATGATGTCTCTAACCAGCCAGTTAAACAGGATAAATTATACTTTCATCACTTTTATAAAAAATGAAAAATTAATAAAATATCAGTTAGTTTCAATAGAGATGTTGTACTTTTAGTTAAACAAAGAGAATTAAAAATGAAATTTAAAATAATAATAAAAGTTATGGTTTTGCTAGGCTTGTTTTCGTGTCAATCGACTGAACCAGTCTATACATCAAAAATAAAAGAAATAGAATCAATTAAATTATTTGATTATTGGATACCTAAACCACCTCGAGGGATTCAAAAAGCACCGAATAACGTACCTGCTACTGGAGTTGAGTGGACTTATTTTGTAACAATAGATTCAAATGGTAAAGCACAAAACCTAGAGTTGATAAGTTCAATACCTGAAGGGTTTATGACCCAAGAACGGCTGAAAAAGTGGAATAAAATGGATTATAAACCTTCTCCACAAAACTCTAATAGAACGCCAGTAAGGCTTAAAATGTCAGTAAGAATAGAAGGTAAAAAAGCATAGTAAGTTACTCAGATGGGGGCATAATCGTTAGGTGTGCTTCGTGGCTTATCTATGTTTAGCAGAAGGGGTTAGCCTGTATATGTGAGCTTTATGTGTCTACTAATAACAGAGTTTAAAATATATTAAAAAGCCGACATTAAGTCGGCTTTTGTTTTTATATATTAGCGTAACGCTTATTGTTTACGAGCTCTTGCTAAAAGTGGTAAAGCAAATAACAACATCCAACCAAACGAACCACTACTACTGCCTTTATCATCGGCAGCTGGGGCAGGGGTCGGCTTAGTATTAACTGTAACCAGAACAGCCATACTAACCGTTTCAATACTGTCAGTAACTGTTAAAGTAAATTCATGGAACCCTGCAGCTAAACCAGATACTTCAGTGATTGCAGCATTGGCATTACTTATTGTACCAGGGCCTTCCCAGGTAAATGATAAAGAATCACCGTCAATATCATTTGATGGTGTGGCATCAAGGGTAACTACGTCACCTTCAGTGATAGTGATTTCAGTCGCCAAAGCCGCCGCTATCGGCATATCATTTAACGGCGTTACCGTTAACATAAAGCTGGTCGTTGTTGCATCTGTGTTGTGTTCAATATCACGAACAGTCACGAATACTTCAGTATTACCAGTAAAGTCAGCATTAGGTATTAGGTCAAATGTCATGCCATCAACTTCGGCCGTAATATTTTCACCGCTAATTTCCAATACGTTTGCAACTTTGTTGGCATCAACGTGCATTACTTCAATGTCATCAATTCGACTATCTTCTGCAACAGTCATGTCTGCTAACTCTGCAACTTTAATGTTACCGTTTACAGTAATAACGTGCTCAATAGTTTTACTTGCTTCACCAGCAAGTTCATAGTTTAAGCTAATGGTGTGATCATTACCGGCTGCTTCAGGGTTAACTACCGCAATAAAGTTAAGCTCAACAGCACTACGCTCAGGGCCATCGTAATCTAAACAAATTACTAAATCGTCAGATAACACCTCATCCATATTGTCAAAACCAAGCATGGTATATAGCTCACCATCTTTAGCGCCGGCGTTGGTAGAGAATGCACCTGCCCAGCCCTCAACAAATGCAGTACCTTTTTTCAGGTTTGCACCTAGGTTATCGTAAGCAAATACAATTTCAGGCATGTTTTCATGGTAGTCGACACCACTTCTTAATATTACTTCAAAGTCATACTCATCACCGTTTACGGTGTCAGTAACATTGTCATACTCTAAGAAAACTAGCGTACCTAAATCAGGACGCTCAGAAGCATATTGATTAGCGATAGTTAAACCACGAGGATCTTCCCAATGGCGCATATAGTCCATTTCAAAGTCACCATTCCAAAATGGTGCTATTGCTTCATACAAGAAACCAGGGCCACGGTGTATGTTCATCATCCACCAAACATCGTTAAACTGCAGAGCACCTGTAGTGTGCATTCTCATATAACCGGCATTTGCCTGGTTGTATAACTCAAATGTTGCACCGTTTTGCCAGAATAACCAATCAATTGGTACGTCCATTGGCTCAGACCAGGCATCACCTACCATCCAGTCCGCTTCAGGTTGTATGCCAAACTCACCATGTAAGTCAATATACCCACCCGTTGAGTACTCATCAATTAATGGTGTATGACACATTTCAGAAGTCAGGTTGGTACTCATTTTGTATTCACGAGTTACATTACGCGTCGCTTCTTGATTACCAACAAGAGTCAGGTTATTACCATCAACAACTATTGAGTTGGCAATCGTTTCATTGTTCGACGTTAACGTACCTTCAACTAAAGTTAACCCTTCTGGAACGGTCAAGTTTAACGAATAATCGCGATCGTAGGTTTCCATATTGGCATTAACTTTTACGTTAACTTCAATTTGATCCATCGAACGAGCTTTATCTTGGCTTACACTCCAATTTACAGCGTCGCTGCCACGTTTTAGTTTTAATGCAGTAAAACCTAACGTACCTTCTGCGCCAGTAGTATTACCTAGATCGAAACCGCCATAGTAAACATCACCTTCTTTAGCATCTTGTAAGTCCCAATTAAGAGTTAGGTTGTAATCACCATTACCATTATGAGATTCAGGACCGTCAACGGTAATGTTGCCAGCATCGCTGTCTTCCATGATGATGGCGTAACCACCATTCATGGTCACTTCTTCATCAATATTGTAGCCCGATGCCACGACTGCAAACCAGTATTTACCTGGGGTAGGGTTTGGCATAGAACAGAAGTTTTCTTCAGAGTTGCTAAATGATTGACAAATTATTTCACCATAGTAAGAATCAAATAGTGCGTTGTAGTCGTTATCCATTTCTTCTTGAGTTGGAATGAATGTACCGCTACCGTCAATGTCTTTACCTACGTGAATATGCGGAAAAAGCTGTCTAAAGCGTTTATTCATATCACCGTTAGCGGGGTCTTTGAACGTGCCTTTATTTGCATAAAATACAACGCTTTTGGTGCCTTCAGGTATTTCAACACTGTGAATATCCCAGCCTTTATCAAACAGGTAAGGATTTAACGAGTTCCATACTACGGTCGCATCTTTTATCGGTGTTTCTGTCGGCTTTGTTAAACCGTAGTAACGCGGCGTAAATTCGCTGTAATCGTCCGTATTGACGCGGAACGTTTCCGAAGCTTGGTTGCGAGAAAACTCAACTTCCATGCGCGTTGGTAATTGGTCTACAACATTGGCAGCAACAATTGGCATATGTGCATCAGGTGCATTGCCATTTGCTTCTGTAAGTACTACCGTACCATTGAATAACCAATAATTATTCGCTACCCATTCCCAAGGAGAGCCAGGCTCTTGTGGTTCTACCTTAAACTCAACAATTTCAGGTAACTTCGCACTTATCATAATGCTTTGCGTTTGGCCTGCGCGTAAGGTGAAGCTTGCTGGTGAAACCGTGATTTCAACGCCATCTTCTTTGCCTATACCAGCAACGTTCCAACTACCATCTTGTGTGGCTTTTACCGTACGCATCCAACTACAGGTTTGTTCACAATCCATTTCTACCATAGAAGGTGTGTTTAACCAGTTTGCTAATCCACCATTATTTGGGTTTGCATCAACATAGTTTTCATAGCTTTCATCCATGACTAACCCTGCTTTTGCGGCTAAGGCTACATCAATGGCACCAGAGCCTGACATAAAGTTGTATGGTAACTCTTGTGGACCTTCCCAAGGGTGCAAGAACTGAACCTTTTTAGCGGTCATTGCCAAAGCCGATTGAATTTCTGCTGGGCTCCATTCTGGGTGGATTTGAGTTAGTAAGGTCATTGCACCAGTAACATGAGGGGCAGCCATTGACGTACCACTCATCATCGTCCAATCGCTTGCTGACGGGTAGTTGGTAAATGGTTGTTCATCGGCGTTGGCCGCGTAAATATTCACACCCGGTGCCGTTAAGTCTGGCACTAAAGTGTTATTGGTATTACTTGGCCCCATAGAACTAAATTCAGCAAGCATATTGCCTGTAGATTCGTCCAACTCATAAGTGTTTGTTGCTTCGGTAATTGTTGCTCTTGCCATTCCTGGGCTAGCGTTATTTACCCAGTTTTTTAATTGCCAGTCAACGCCGGCATCTACCTGGATACCTGGAATAACAAAGTTATCTGCTACCATGTTGTTGGCATCCCAGGTGTTTTGTAATATCAAACCACCCGCACCACCGGCTTGTACGTTTATTGCTTTATCGACACGAGCAATATCTCCGCGAGTACAAATAACAATTTGATCTGCGGTGAAAGTGCCTGCAGGGAATGGCACATTACACATTTGAGAGCCAAAGCCATCAGATGGTTCTGGATCTGGATAATTTGCCGCTAAAACAACCTCACCGGTAATGCCACCACTAAAACTAACCCCGGCAATATCTGCGTATGGTTTTGTCCAAGAGTCGCCATCGGTTTCAAAACCTGTGATTGATTTTATTCCAGTTTCCAATACGCGATCATGAGTCGAGGCACCAACAGTCGTTACCCAAGGAGACGCATGGTCAGCAGACCAAAAGTTGGGGCCAGAATTACCAGCCGCTGCAGCTACAGATATACCAGCTTCACGGGCGGCTAGGAAAGAAAGCTCCATAGGATCTTCCCAAGGGAAAGCTTCGGCGCCACCAATGGAGAAGTTAATGGTATCAACACCATCGGAAATAGCATCTTCAAATGCAGATAAAATGGCGGACTCTGGACAGCCTGCA comes from the Thalassotalea nanhaiensis genome and includes:
- a CDS encoding energy transducer TonB, giving the protein MKFKIIIKVMVLLGLFSCQSTEPVYTSKIKEIESIKLFDYWIPKPPRGIQKAPNNVPATGVEWTYFVTIDSNGKAQNLELISSIPEGFMTQERLKKWNKMDYKPSPQNSNRTPVRLKMSVRIEGKKA
- a CDS encoding S8 family serine peptidase, producing the protein MLNQKNVAFKKTTLAALTALYFGATGQVVAEVGMKKVEGTTFYVPTFTAEDLKKDSDARKDYLQGDLFKGQNGRTNRHIKQLTAEQIFQPKDGVSGVQTYIVQLEHKPVATYHGDIHGLAGTAAPRNNAFMAKGRVNMQSQAVADYTSFLKSRQHSFISNVKKAGVALTVNKQFTVVNNAMVVEMTQQDAILMSKQSGVKRITENRIFKLQSDRGAQFIGADQIWDGSVSPNNLAAKGEGMVVGIIDTGINTDHVAFQVTDKHDFAATNPFGAGNFVGDCEQEEWQSLCNDKLIGVRSYDEVTVANQHPSSNYWRDQREQNGEDYNGHGSHTASTAAGNYIENTPLQTSDGTAVSDGVDLPFNFPSTSGVAPNAHIISYQVCWPGLGGADTYAGCPESAILSAFEDAISDGVDTINFSIGGAEAFPWEDPMELSFLAAREAGISVAAAAGNSGPNFWSADHASPWVTTVGASTHDRVLETGIKSITGFETDGDSWTKPYADIAGVSFSGGITGEVVLAANYPDPEPSDGFGSQMCNVPFPAGTFTADQIVICTRGDIARVDKAINVQAGGAGGLILQNTWDANNMVADNFVIPGIQVDAGVDWQLKNWVNNASPGMARATITEATNTYELDESTGNMLAEFSSMGPSNTNNTLVPDLTAPGVNIYAANADEQPFTNYPSASDWTMMSGTSMAAPHVTGAMTLLTQIHPEWSPAEIQSALAMTAKKVQFLHPWEGPQELPYNFMSGSGAIDVALAAKAGLVMDESYENYVDANPNNGGLANWLNTPSMVEMDCEQTCSWMRTVKATQDGSWNVAGIGKEDGVEITVSPASFTLRAGQTQSIMISAKLPEIVEFKVEPQEPGSPWEWVANNYWLFNGTVVLTEANGNAPDAHMPIVAANVVDQLPTRMEVEFSRNQASETFRVNTDDYSEFTPRYYGLTKPTETPIKDATVVWNSLNPYLFDKGWDIHSVEIPEGTKSVVFYANKGTFKDPANGDMNKRFRQLFPHIHVGKDIDGSGTFIPTQEEMDNDYNALFDSYYGEIICQSFSNSEENFCSMPNPTPGKYWFAVVASGYNIDEEVTMNGGYAIIMEDSDAGNITVDGPESHNGNGDYNLTLNWDLQDAKEGDVYYGGFDLGNTTGAEGTLGFTALKLKRGSDAVNWSVSQDKARSMDQIEVNVKVNANMETYDRDYSLNLTVPEGLTLVEGTLTSNNETIANSIVVDGNNLTLVGNQEATRNVTREYKMSTNLTSEMCHTPLIDEYSTGGYIDLHGEFGIQPEADWMVGDAWSEPMDVPIDWLFWQNGATFELYNQANAGYMRMHTTGALQFNDVWWMMNIHRGPGFLYEAIAPFWNGDFEMDYMRHWEDPRGLTIANQYASERPDLGTLVFLEYDNVTDTVNGDEYDFEVILRSGVDYHENMPEIVFAYDNLGANLKKGTAFVEGWAGAFSTNAGAKDGELYTMLGFDNMDEVLSDDLVICLDYDGPERSAVELNFIAVVNPEAAGNDHTISLNYELAGEASKTIEHVITVNGNIKVAELADMTVAEDSRIDDIEVMHVDANKVANVLEISGENITAEVDGMTFDLIPNADFTGNTEVFVTVRDIEHNTDATTTSFMLTVTPLNDMPIAAALATEITITEGDVVTLDATPSNDIDGDSLSFTWEGPGTISNANAAITEVSGLAAGFHEFTLTVTDSIETVSMAVLVTVNTKPTPAPAADDKGSSSGSFGWMLLFALPLLARARKQ
- a CDS encoding DUF2167 domain-containing protein, with the protein product MNLIKVFISIFLLLPLFANSSTDIEVSEEEKYAKWAEAVWKSLDRMTGEIKLPNAVATLNVPENFYYLAPKDAEKVLVDVWGNPPGQNTLGMLFPAEITPFDHDSWAVTIEYEEDGYVSDADADDIDYSELLVQMKSDTELASQERVKQGYEAIELVGWASQPYYDAATHKLHWAKEIKFANRPINTLNYNIRVLGRKGVLVLNFIAQIDQKQLIDSNLNSVLAIADFDQGSRYSDFDPDIDDVAAYGLGALVAGKVIAKTGFLAAAVIFLKKFGVLFIVAIGAFLKRFFKRKEA